The genomic window GGCGAGTAAATGCAGCTCCTTGGTTACTCCATTTTGCTGTATCGTTAATATTAATGTTTTTGAATCGTTCCATTAACTCAACGATTTTTTCATCAGTTTTTAATAATTTGCTATTTTCACGAACAACTGTCACATTATCAGTCATCCACTCACCAAGCTCTTTATGAAGAACATAAGCGTTTTCTGTTCCATCTAAGGACAGGATGTCATTCCATTTTTCTTCTTCTTCTTTCACATGGCGATCAAATACAGAAGAAGAAATAGAATCAACGCTTTTCTCTAGACCGTTAATATATTTAACTGCATTTGGTCCTGCAACCATACCTCCGTAAATAGCGGAAAGCAGGGAGTTTGCACCTAAACGGTTTGCACCGTGCTGCGAATAATCACATTCTCCTGCAGCAAATAAACCAGGAATGCTCGTTTGTTGTTCGTAATCAACCCATAGTCCACCCATAGAATAGTGAACAGCTGGGAAGATCTTCATCGGAACTTTACGTGGGTCATCACCCATGAACTTCTCGTAAATTTCAATGATACCGCCAAGTTTAATATCAAGCTCATGGGAATCTTTATGAGATAAGTCAAGATACACCATGTTTTCTCCATTGATTCCTAACTTTTGATTGACACACACATCAAAAATTTCACGTGTTGCAATATCACGCGGAACTAGGTTTCCATATGCAGGATATTTCTCTTCAAGGAAATACCAAGGCTTTCCATCCTTATATGTCCACACTCGTCCACCTTCACCACGTGCAGATTCGCTCATAAGACGAAGCTTATCGTCTCCAGGGATTGCAGTTGGGTGGATTTGAATAAATTCACCATTCGCATAATAAGCTCCTTGCTGATAAACAATAGAAGCAGCCGATCCTGTATTGATCACGGAGTTCGTTGATTTACCGAAGATAATTCCAGGGCCGCCTGTAGCCATGATAACTGCATCTGCTGCAAATGTTTGAATTTCACCAGAAGTTAAGTTCTGTGCAGAAATTCCACGGCAAACTCCATCATCATCAATAACGGCACCCAAGAATTCCCAGCCTTCGTATTTCGTTACAAGTCCTACAACCTCTTGACGACGAACTTGCTCATCCAATGCATATAAAAGCTGCTGCCCTGTTGTAGCTCCAGCAAACGCAGTACGGTGATGCTGTGTTCCACCAAAGCGGCGGAAATCGAGTAAACCTTCAGGTGTACGA from Bacillus sp. DTU_2020_1000418_1_SI_GHA_SEK_038 includes these protein-coding regions:
- the sdhA gene encoding succinate dehydrogenase flavoprotein subunit; this encodes MAKGKVIVVGGGLAGLMATIKVAESGTPVELFSLVPVKRSHSVCAQGGINGAVNTKGEGDSPYIHFDDSIYGGDFLANQPPVKAMCEAAPGIIHLFDRMGVMFNRTPEGLLDFRRFGGTQHHRTAFAGATTGQQLLYALDEQVRRQEVVGLVTKYEGWEFLGAVIDDDGVCRGISAQNLTSGEIQTFAADAVIMATGGPGIIFGKSTNSVINTGSAASIVYQQGAYYANGEFIQIHPTAIPGDDKLRLMSESARGEGGRVWTYKDGKPWYFLEEKYPAYGNLVPRDIATREIFDVCVNQKLGINGENMVYLDLSHKDSHELDIKLGGIIEIYEKFMGDDPRKVPMKIFPAVHYSMGGLWVDYEQQTSIPGLFAAGECDYSQHGANRLGANSLLSAIYGGMVAGPNAVKYINGLEKSVDSISSSVFDRHVKEEEEKWNDILSLDGTENAYVLHKELGEWMTDNVTVVRENSKLLKTDEKIVELMERFKNININDTAKWSNQGAAFTRQLKNMLHLSRVITIGAYNRNESRGAHYKPEFPKRNDEEFLKTTMAKFTGEESAPAFHYEEVDISLIKPRERDYTKKH